One Macadamia integrifolia cultivar HAES 741 unplaced genomic scaffold, SCU_Mint_v3 scaffold3025, whole genome shotgun sequence genomic window carries:
- the LOC122067636 gene encoding pentatricopeptide repeat-containing protein At4g16390, chloroplastic-like translates to MASHLSSVSNFCHSHLTLCKHSSPPPVFSVTPSLFSSRPKIFNYPLNLNSSSSQPACSLSSVSQVSLQDSISQESQSPSSPNPLVLQEGSLYPDGKNAPSSKSYIWVNPWSPRAAQFRKHSYDSRYSLLRKLAASLNSCNPTEEDVVKVLSSLGENPLEQDAVVILNHMENSITAPLALKFFQQKLKPKREVILYNVTLKVFRKCRIFDRAEKLFEEMLVRGVKPDNVTFSTIISCARHCSLPNKAVEWFEKMPDFGCDPDNMTHSTVIDAYGRAGNVEKALSLYNRAKTERWRIDLVTFSTVIKIYGSWGNFDAALNVFEEMKALGVKPNLLIYNTLLDVIGRAKRPWQAKSLYKDMINNGLSPNRTTYSALLRAYGRARHAQDALDVYREMKSKDLELNVVLYNTLLAMCADMGYTDEAIEIFEDLKRSQTSKPDSWTFSSVITIYSCSGKVLEAESMLNEMLEAGFEPNIFVLTSLIQCYGKVNRTDDVIKTFNRLLELGIAPDDRFCGCLLNVMTQAPKEELDKLIGCIERANPKLGAVVKLVVEKEASNGLFKQEATELFSLIDTDVKKGYCNCLIDLCVNLNLLERACELLDLGLMLDIYRGIQSKSPTQWSLNLKSLSLGAAMAAMHIWVSDLSKALENGEELPLLLGINTGHGKHKYSDKGLASALESHLKELNAPFHEVPDKIGWFFTTNIAAKSWLKSRSSAQLVAA, encoded by the coding sequence atGGCTTCCCATCTATCTTCGGTGTCCAATTTCTGCCATAGCCACCTTACTCTATGCAAACATTCTTCTCCTCCACCTGTATTCTCTGTCACTCCATCTCTGTTTTCTTCTAGGCCTAAAATCTTCAACTACCCTCTCAATCTGAACTCCAGCTCATCTCAACCGGCGTGTTCTCTCTCTTCAGTCTCGCAGGTTTCTCTGCAAGACTCTATCTCACAAGAATCTCAAAGCCCATCATCCCCAAATCCTCTTGTGTTACAAGAAGGGTCTCTGTACCCAGATGGGAAAAACGCTCCTTCATCCAAAAGCTATATTTGGGTGAACCCCTGGAGTCCCCGAGCTGCACAGTTTCGGAAGCATTCGTACGATTCCAGGTATTCGTTACTGAGGAAACTTGCTGCGTCTCTGAATTCATGCAACCCAACTGAGGAAGATGTCGTCAAAGTGTTGTCCAGTCTTGGCGAGAATCCCTTGGAGCAAGATGCCGTTGTTATTCTTAATCACATGGAGAACTCAATAACGGCGCCTCTTGCTCTTAAGTTCTTCCAacagaaactgaaaccaaagcGAGAGGTAATTCTTTATAATGTGACATTAAAAGTGTTCAGAAAGTGTAGGATTTTTGATAGAGCAGAGAAGCTGTTCGAAGAAATGCTCGTGAGGGGAGTCAAACCTGACAACGTTACATTCTCCACTATAATCAGCTGCGCGAGGCACTGTTCTTTGCCCAATAAGGCTGTTGAGTGGTTTGAGAAGATGCCAGACTTCGGGTGCGATCCCGATAATATGACGCACTCGACCGTGATAGATGCCTATGGTCGAGCAGGTAACGTTGAGAAGGCCCTCAGCTTGTACAATCGCGCAAAGACGGAGAGGTGGCGTATTGATTTGGTCACGTTCTCAACGGTGATCAAGATATATGGAAGCTGGGGTAATTTTGATGCGGCCTTAAATGTCTTTGAAGAGATGAAGGCTTTAGGAGTGAAACCAAATTTACTCATCTACAACACTTTGTTGGATGTCATCGGGAGAGCTAAGAGGCCATGGCAGGCAAAGTCTCTCTATAAAGATATGATCAACAATGGGCTTTCGCCGAATAGGACAACCTACTCTGCTCTTCTACGAGCGTATGGTAGAGCCCGTCACGCCCAAGACGCACTTGATGTGTATAGAGAGATGAAGAGCAAGGATTTAGAGTTGAATGTGGTTCTCTACAACACCCTCTTGGCGATGTGTGCTGATATGGGTTACACTGATGAGGCTATTGAGATCTTTGAGGACCTGAAGAGGTCTCAGACTTCTAAGCCTGACAGTTGGACATTTTCATCCGTGATTACCATATATTCTTGTAGTGGGAAAGTTTTGGAGGCTGAAAGCATGTTGAATGAAATGTTAGAAGCAGGTTTTGAGCCTAATATATTTGTGTTGACATCGCTTATCCAGTGCTACGGGAAAGTTAATCGAACAGATGATGTCATCAAGACTTTCAATCGACTTCTAGAATTGGGTATAGCTCCTGATGATCGGTTCTGTGGTTGTCTTCTTAATGTGATGACCCAGGCGCCAAAAGAAGAACTTGATAAGTTGATTGGGTGCATTGAAAGGGCTAATCCAAAACTGGGTGCTGTGGTCAAACTAGTGGTGGAAAAGGAAGCCAGTAATGGGTTGTTTAAACAAGAAGCCACTGAGCTCTTCAGTTTAATTGACACAGATGTCAAGAAGGGTTATTGCAATTGCTTGATTGATCTGTGTGTTAACCTCAATTTGTTGGAAAGAGCTTGTGAGCTATTGGACCTGGGGCTCATGCTTGATATATACAGAGGTATCCAGTCTAAGTCTCCGACACAGTGGTCACTAAATTTGAAGTCTCTCTCCCTTGGGGCAGCCATGGCTGCTATGCATATATGGGTCAGTGACTTATCCAAAGCTCTAGAGAATGGGGAGGAACTGCCATTGTTGCTCGGAATAAATACTGGTCATGGAAAGCACAAATACTCAGACAAAGGATTGGCAAGTGCCTTAGAATCCCACTTGAAGGAATTGAATGCCCCATTCCATGAGGTCCCTGATAAAATTGGCTGGTTTTTTACTACAAATATTGCCGCCAAGTCATGGTTGAAGTCGAGGAGCTCAGCTCAACTGGTGGCTGCTTAG